tacataagttagacacaatCAGACACGGTGgcttagggatggcaatttgacccatacccagagggtacccgcaaaaattacccacaacgggtagggtaaaaacccgtattttgggtacgggcacgagtatgggtaattacccgcaaaaatgaacgggtatgggtgcgggtacgggtaccttagtacccaccccgccccatacccgcataatatatatttatttattttatttatattattatattctaatatatgtaaatcaatttaaaacaatacaactctactaaactattacatatttttaataaaaatatttatttataacataatataaaaataatgtgaatatttaacataaatatgaactttaacataaagttagtaataattttgtttataattttcattagtcaatattaaaatctttgaaatttttttaattctattaaaattatatgatattttataattgatcaatttatttttagtaaaaatgcgggtaacgggtatggggacgggagcaaaagttgttacccacgcgggtatggggatgggtacgtgtattttttcaatctgcgggtatggggatgggtactatagtaccctacccattgccatccctacggTGGCTCGCTAGTTAATATAAATATCtttattttacaaataaaagatatttaattattttattttcggaACCAGAAtacttgaattttttatattttgttttgttagcAGAATAGAATACCAGTTTCGACTTCAAGAGACAAAGATTGAATCCATAATaacttattaaatttatttgttttttaatttttttttggtgaattacttttttttttttttgtatcaatTATATATGGTACGTATTATTATGACCGTACcacatcaaataaaaaaaacaataatgaaTAGTTATTTTATTCATGGCTTAAATTCAGTTTTGGTcctcatattttataaaatgcgCAATTTTGGTCCTCTTAAAATTGATTTACCCAATTTTAGTCCTCCTATTTTGTTTTGCTCAAGTTTGGTCCCactattttaataaattcaaaCATTTGGTTCTCTCTAATCATCTTCATTTGACCTCCAAATTTGATGATTTGACACATTTCTTAACCGTCATGGTACATAAtacatgtttatgtttatgaagAACACGCGGAAGAAACACTCTtaaacttaattttaatttaagaaataataaaatctgatttaaataataaattaaaaaataaataaatatgatgtgGTAGCCCTAAAAGTCTGTATCATGTGCCATTTCATTTAAAGAATATGTTATGTCAttaaaattgaaggataaatgAAAAGAGCGAATCAAATgtctgaaattttttaaaataagggaaCCAAAATTGGGCAAAAGAAAAAGGACTAAAAGTGCTAATTTTTCAAAATGGGGGACCAAAATAGGGGTATCAAAATCACGCATTTTGTAAAATAGAGGACAATTGAAgtctttattcattttttttttggatttacaATGAACCTATGATctatagcgtactacccaaacccctcatcattagaccaaatctagtgacttaagtctttattaattttaaaaaatgtagaaGATATGTCctatttaattaatgattacGTGGAGatttattttatcaattatATATTTAGTAGAACAACTTCTCTTAATTTTTTAGATATCTTATCCGTTGTTCGATCAATTcttatactaaaaatattttttgcggttataataaattttgaaaTGTTATAAATTCTGAAAAATCACGATAgttatgaatattttaatttaagaacaacacaattaataaacacataaaaatatgcatgtaatttttgccctataacttattttttgtgtgtgttaatTCTCTTATTTTTAGAGAAATCATATCGGTCTTAGCAATTCAGAATTGGCTGAAAGGTAATTAAAGTTTGGTGATATAACTATACTAGTTAATTTAAGTTACCTGCAGGACAAATTGTTTGGAGCAATTCGAGTTTAGTTTCTGGTaataatttatcatttattttattaaggTACACACAAATGGAGGAGTCAGAGTTTGAGTTCCGATCATTACATTTGACATAATAATTTTAGCATTTTCAAGTAATTTCGTGGCTACACGACATTTTAAATGTGAAGAAGTGTAGAAGTCAAAATTTAAACGCATATTTGACAAATTAATACTCCTAGCTAGTATAGTTACCAACTCAGCTGCAGATACGTAACTAATTAATTGAGTTTTtgcttaaatgtagttttacCCCCTGCTTTGAATAAATCGTTATTTTATCCTCCTGTTTTAAAATCCGGAATTTTACCTCCTGTTTTAAAATCctgaattttacccccctattttataatttttttgattttgccCCCACacaaattctgcacaaaatctgcttctgagccttaACTTCAAAGCTTCTCTCAGAACTCAaattggatcaataattcatcaaacggataccgaaatgaccgtaattgAGTTAACTTTTCACAGAATCAAATCCCACTAAATTTAGAGTTACGGGGAGATATTAATTACCGTATTTGCGAAGGTCTGTctaattactaattctgcagaaatctgcttctgaccttcaaattcaacatcgtctaccgaatgcatcgtaactccaaattcgatgAAATttaaatgccaacaagggtaatttcgttagcttttcatacatataaataatattcaaaactgagctacagggtgaaagacatgacgaaaataccagcAGTAGTTccatatgataattaatttggacagaccttcactaaaagagtaattaatctctctctataactccaaatttagtgcagtttgattatgtggaaagctaactcgattacagtcatttcggtaccagtttggtgaattattgatccaattTGAGTTCTGTACAAAGTTTTGAatttgaggctcagaagcagattttgggGAGgagcaaaatccaaaaaattataaaataggggtaaaattccggattttaaaatgtgggggggtaaaattccaatttattcaaaattgaggggtaaaactgcatttaagccatgAATTTTTATATGGAAAATCAAGTAAAAAATAGATATTATATATCTTATATGGAAGCTAGATatgaataaaaaagtaaaattaaaaaaaaatactctttcTATCTATAATGATTGTCACATTTATTTATAACCATTAGATTatccgataaaaaaaaaactattaacaattataaattataaaaaggaaataaaaaaaaagttataaattataaaaaggaAGACTATTAATACAAAGTGACaaacaatttaaaattctaGCTGGAAAAAATATACCTACATTTAATGTTTAACACGtctcaaataaaaaataccaaaataaaaaagaaagtaataatactaaaataaaatatggagGGTTAGCACCAACAaaaagaacttataaaaatactaaaataaaaaaataaagtaaaaaaattaatagttaaTTGATTTTTGGTGTAATTAACATCTAATATTTTACCATCTAAATTCTCATGCTTATCTTGagagttgagatcctctccatttctcaCAAGAAATGGAGAGAAATAGAGAGTTTCCTTTTAtgagaaaaatatatacaaataatatATTCCAATTTAATAAATgtttcttaataataataagtccgactaatattttatttcatcCGTGTCTATCTCTTTGACCGCACATCTAACACGTGAAGGAAAACATGAGTACTTACCATACTTGCATATTTATTTTGTATGTAAGAATTATTAGCGTTTCATTTGACTAATAagaattagaaaaacaatatttaaacacaattttttaacaaaaatataataaaactacattttctatattttttaatatttgttgtaCGCCTCAATATCCGTATTGTGAGTGAAGAGAGAGAGTacgatttcattttttttttgtatttatattcaCCCTCTTAATTTTTGACACTCATTCTCACCTCAACAATCTCCCTCTCTTTATtcctcaaaacaaaaaaaaatctctaagtGTTACATCCTTCAGTTGCTTTGTGGTACAGTTCTCTACCAATACTTTTtagtcatttttttctttattttcattttaattttgttattattggTGCTTTACCTAGCTAGattgttttcattttaattgGCAAAATTTCTCACGCCGATGATCtttcactcactcactcacactcacacacacacataaacaTTTTAATAAGAGgggtatatttttaattatgtttttgtttcatTCAAATACAACGTAGAATTTTTGTTCAAATCTATGTTTAGATCTAAAAGTTAAAACTATACCATGCATGTAGATATAATTtgcattgtttattttttatgaagtaGTTATATCGTGCTGAGAAATTATACATCCGATGTAAATGTTGGatttgtgattttattttcattcattgatttctctCGTTAGATAGATATGTTTATAGATTTTTCataagaaaaattgaacaaatttttCATTAGTTTATCATTAATGTGTAGGTTTTGCTCATAAAATACTTGCAAGAGGAGTTTAGATTCTAATCAGCTCCTATAACTCTGAAATATATGTATAAGtgtattttctttcaattatttgacatgttatatataaatgtattaatAGTAATATTTAGGGTTGTTTGATGTGCAATATAGGATAGATTGAATAGGGTTTGTCTGTCTCTTGAGAGGTCACTTGATTGTGGAGAATCTTCAATCTGGAGGAACTCGATTCGAGACCTGGACCAAGAGGGTAGATTGAATAGGATAATGAACCGATTAAAGATATGACTTATCAATAACATTTGTATCTGGACTTAATTATAGACAATATACATTATTAATTTTCCGATGaattaaaaatggaaatttgattatatcatatagaattatttttatgaagCAATTACATATAtctttttgaaattaattttcaatatttttaaattttataaactaaacaaaaaataacgggttaatttttattattttattttcttcatcatcatcatcaatttttttataaattattagttTGTTGTCTTcagtttttttgttgataatcaCACTATTTTTTATCCAATAATAACGTTATATATTGATTGAGAAAATCATGTATTCTTGGCTATTTGAgcctatctttttttttttctttctttccacaATATCacattgattattatttttaggttgttaaatttagtactaaaaaataatattagtgaCAATAATTAGGGACAAATTCTACATTTTTttcaacccacttgggttggtcacGTGATGTTGACTTGAGACTTTGGAGTGTATTTCTTTCAAGGTTTCACGTCCGATTTTTCTATGTGTCAATTTTGGTGGGCAAGTCTAtacaaagtaaaataaaaactctCACTTTAAATGAGGCCCCCACAAGTAGACGGTATGATTGTTCCCTCAGAGTCCCCAGATCAAATATactgaattttaaaaaaataaaaatttctacattttttatatcaattttagtagttaattaagttatttatcgggGTTATAGTCTCATTGACACAagcattttgattttgtatatTATTTTACATACAGAAGCAATGGCTCCTAAAGTTGATAATGGTGCCATCACATACCCCTCAAAGGGAGAAGcctcaaaaaattcaaaacaagaaaaaggaaaaggaaaggaaaaagaagaagaaagtggTGACATAACAAAGTTAACTATTGAGGAACTAGAAGCACAAATATGCATATATAAAATGCATTTAAAGatgttgaaaaatgaaaaaagacaAAGAGAGTCTAATTCTTCATCTGAACAATTGAAGAGAAAGAAACTGTCTGAAGCACAAGCTGGTGTACTAAGGTACATGctttaatttacttttattttcattaatacTCCGTTTGgttagaaggaaaaaaagaaaaatgaaaataaaggaaaatacaGAAACTGATAAATGaatttggattaaaatttattttactttcctTCATCGATTTTCATGTTTTCCTTCTTTTctactttctttctttcaaaacAAACGGACCATAAAAGTATTCATGCTACATTCACAAATTAAAGAGTTTCAtaacaaaattgtttttttaactaataaattaatgattattTGATTCACTAATAATTGTTTATAAACTCttgttttttaaatatgttcataaaaaataaaattatttaattgcCTATATCCATTCtgctttttttattaacaaatattCAACATACAatgttattacttattagtgatatatcaaactttattttttttaaatattatttcatTGGTTTTTTGGTAAACGATATTTAATGTTCTAAACgatgaccaaaaaaatatatttaattttctaaaaaaaaatgatatttaatgTTAGTTATTaccatttttaaataatattaatcaatttttattaaaaattacagaataatttatttattcttgaAGTGTCGGCACAATTGTAAGAGACGAGGAGCTTAGACTTGTATCTTCAAGGTGTTAAGTTTAAATCCTTTTAAAGACGATTATAAAATGGTCATTAGTTTCACCtatagaaattttttttcctcttcaccatttttaaaaacaataatttatttagctATCTTTTCAAAAACTGACTTTTTCTACATGTTGATTTAGGTGTACCATAGAAATCATTTTTTtgaattgtgaaacttaaatttattattaattaaaataaaactaataattattttacgaCTATatattcttttcaatttttttatacaactgcaaattaaaatatcaaaaataatTACACAAGATTGAAAGAAAAACGGGCAACAAACTGAGCGCTAATCTTCAATGAGATTTGAATTTTGTCTAGGTTACCAAATCAAACTCACGAGACTGATTTAACACATAATATGGACAGGTACATGTTGAAAAGTATGGGAAAATATGAAGTTCAAGGTTTCATTTTCGGACTTGTACCTAAATCTGGAAAACCACTAAGTGGATCCTCGGATAACTTACGAGGTTGGTGGAAAGGCAGCGTGAAGTTCGACAGAAACGGTCCAGCTGCCATTTCAAAATATGAGAAGGAGCAAAGAATTTTAACAAAGGATAATATGGTAAATGGTGAACCAGCTGCAACACCTTACTCATTGCGTAAGCTAGCTGACCCAACCTTAGCTTCGCTTATATCATTGTTAATGCCAGAATGTAACCCACCACAAAGGAGATATCCTTTGGAAAAAGGCGTTCAACCGCCATGGTGGCCTACGGGGAAAGAGACTTGGTGGAAAGAAATGAGGTTTAGCGAGGATCAAGATCCTGGTCCACCACCGTACAAGAAACCACACAATCTTAAAAAAGCTTGGAAAGTGTGTGTGTTAACTGCGATCATCAAGCATATGGCGACTAATATCGAGAAGATGAAGACTGCTATTAGAAATTCAGCAGCTTTGCAAGATAAGCTAACTGCCAAAGAAACGGCTATTTTGGTTGCAGTTATTGATAATGAGGAAGGAATTGCTAGAGATATGTATCCTCCTCATTTCTTCTCAAGTTATAATCCTTTTGTCGGTGGAAGTAACGATTTGTTTGTGGAAACAAATGATTATGATGTTGAATGTGGGCAACAAACCCTAAAAAAACCATTGCCAAAAccacatcatcatcatgatcatGGAGGTGCTtttgttggaagtgacttggtTGGAAGTAGTGGAGAACAGAACCAAGTTCAACCAAATTTCAATTGGGTTGATCGGTGTCTAATGAACAAACTTGTTGAATGTGGAAGTAATAAGAGAAAGGCTGGAGAACTTGTTGAAAGCACAACTACTACTACTCAGAATAATGATGATTATGCTTGTACTAATCTTCAATTTCAATACCATAATCATGGAAGTGGTGTTAACAGTTCATCACAGAGAAACTTTTCTGTTATGCCATCTTATGAGGTTGCTAACAAGAGGAAATGTGAACTTGGTAAGAGTTATATGCATCAATATGAAAATTTCTCTTTGCAAGAAGACATGAATGTTGCACCTCTTGATCAACATGTGCATGCTTCAATACCTGCTGTACCAAATGAGAGTACTCATCATACAGGTAATCATAGTTATTagtatcttttattttttatgttatgtaGTATCTTATAATTCATAATAAGATGCGATTCACACTTCAAAAACAAGTCTGCTGATTCAATCTCAATTTGACAACCATGCAGGTAATTACTCGGGAGGAAGAGACGAAGTTATGAACATGAATCCAACTCATGTTGTTAACCAAAATATGCAGCCTCAAATTGACAACAATTTCTATGGTGAACAAGAGGTTGTGAATATGCAGCCTAATGTTGTAGCTCATGCAAATGTGTCAACACCAACAACTTATGATTCTTCATTTGATGATTTGGATTTGGAAGCATTCATCAATTCTCAATCTGATGGTGAAGCTAACAATAGCTATCCATTTATTGATTCTCCTACTGTGGAAACACCAGGTTATGATTTCACTTGGTTCTACAATAACtagatttaataaataattaaggtaaaatcataaattaccttttattaaaaaatttatcactTTTTCACAAATATCCctcttttggtttttgttttggaGTTTTCATTATGTGccaaaactaaaaatataagagtCTATTTGTTAAAGAGATTGAAACTTAAAATTGGTAGTTTATGATTTTACTTGTATTTGGTTGCTATTAAGATGTCATTGTAGAAGGAAGctatgtgttatgtgttgttTTGTTAACTTTGTACAAGTATCATATgtttacatatatattattttatcttgttattctattttccatggtgattaatttgttatatttttttttctctattttactATACTTCAATTAATAAAAAGGAGAGTGGTAATTAACTGTCTTTGCTCAAGTGGCAATACCGAATTATCGATATTATTAGGTCGAACGTCTTTACATGTATTCAAattaatatgatattttatagtCGTGCATGTGAATTTCAATGGTATTTATTCAAATGTTAGTAAATTATTGATTATGTTAGTTTTCAGAATTTGAATGTTGGACAACCTTCGTAAAATTCCTTTAGTGCCCCTTAGCTCACCACTATAGAGTTACATAAGCAAAATAAATTCCTTTATGTTATGTGTGTTAGAGTTCATAATAAGATTCGATTCACActtcaaaaacaaattcaatctCAATTTGATAACCATGCAGGTAATTACTCAGGAGGAAGAGAAGTTATGAACACAATTCCAACTCCTGTTGTTAACCAAAATATGGAGCCTCAATTGGACAACAATTTCTATGGTGAACAAGAGGTTACAAATATGCAGCCTAATGTTGTAGCTCATGCAAATGTGTCAACACCAACAACCTATGATTCTTCATTTGATGATTTGAATTTGGAAGCATTCATTTCTCAATCTGATGGTGAAGCTAACAATAGCTATCCATTTATTGATTCTCCTACTGTGGAAACACCACCAGGTTATGATTTCACTTGGTTCTACAATAactatatttaataaataattaaggtaAAATCATAAGTTACCTTTTATTAAAACTTTTATCACTTTTTCACAAATATCcctcttttgttttttgttttggttttggagTTTTTATTATGTGCCAAAACTAAGACTATAAGAGTGTATTTGTTAAAGAGAGTGAAACTTAAAATTGGTAGTTTATGATTTTACTATAAGAGTGTATTTGTAGAAGGaagctttgtgttatgtgttgtTTTGTTAACTTTGTACAagtatgttatgttatgttttttttttgactaaagtaTGTTATGTGTTATTTTGTTAACTTTGTGCAATTATTATATGTGTctttacatatatattatttttatcttgttattctattttccatagtgattaatttgttatttatttttggttctaTTTTCTATGcttcaattaataaaaaaaagagagtgGTAATTGTCTTTGCTCAAGTGGCAATACCGAATTACCGATATTATTAGGTTGAACGTGTTCACCtgtatttaaatatgatattttatagtCGTGCATGTGAATTTCAATGGTATTTATTCAAATATGATATTAGAAATAGGTGGAACATCTTCACCTGTATTAACTTACAAATTTTCTATTTCGtttgatttttaattcaaaaggttatttttttatacaggCAAATGTTATTAAGTTAGTGGTTATGTTAGTTTTCAGAGTTTGAATCTTGGATAACCTTTGTAAAATTTCTTTAGTGCCCCTTAGCTCACCACCCGAGTTACATAAgcaaaataaattcatttatgTCATGTGTCTTAcagtttataataattaagatTCAATTCACACTTCAAAAACAAATCTTCTGAttcaatttaaatttgataACCATGCAGGTAATTACTCGGGAGGAAGAGAAGAAGTTATGAACACAATTCCAACTCCTGTTGTTAACCAAAATATGCAGCCTCAATTGGACAACAATTTCTATGGTGAACAAGAGGTTACAGACACGCAGCCTAATGTTGTAGCTCATGCAAATGTGTCAACACCAACAACCTATGATTcttcaatttataatttggaagAATTTCATTCTCAATTTGATGGTGAAGCTAACAATAACTATCCATTTATTGATTCTCCTACTGTGGAAACACCACCAGGTTATGATTTCACTTGGTTCTACAATAACTAGAATCAATAATTAAGGTAAAATCATAAATtaccttttattaaaattttcaccACCTTTTCACAAATATCCCTCTTTTGGTTTTGGAGTTTTCATTATGTGacaaaactaaaattataaGAGTCTATTTGTTAAAGATAGTGAAACTTAAAATTGGTAGTTTATGATTTTACTTGTGTTTGGTTGCTATAAAGATGTAATTGTAGAAGAAAGCTCTGTGTTATGTGTTCTTTTTGTCAACTTTGGACAAGTATGTTATGTGTTCTTTTTGTCAAAACTTTGTACAAGTATCATGGTTCTTTACAAAACTAATTATTTTTGTCAACTTAAAGTTGGTTTGCCTCATCCTATACTCTTCTTTTTGGGGTTAAAAGTATAGTTGTCAAATGGGTTGGCACAATGTACCCGATCCAGCCCACTGGACCATATTGATTCATTGGTTAGTGGGCTACATATTAATGAGTCCCGACCCGGCTCATGTGGACCTACGTTGCCTAGGTGCGGGTATGTACTCGGTACCGGTACTCTCCCTCAAATGGAGTATCCGTGCATTATAGATGTGGACTAATGGGCTAGTACGAcccatttttaatattttaaaaaaaatctttgtttatttacttttattttatgtcattttgacgTACTAGTTACtcacaattattaattttatcgAGATATAATTGAatgcaagtgtaaataatttttacatcaacaTTAAATATCGATTGAACTTTAATTTGATGCCCGTAAAAAAATTGGATcgaattaataatttataaacttaaaatttgTAAATGGTTTAGGTAAATGTATCCCTTTTTATCATGCttgtatatttaaatatatttttaccgAAAGCTTTTTAtttagatgataatttttttaaaaaaaacccttaatattttttatagtggGCGGGTCTGAAACCCAATGGGCAAGCCCGCTCATCCCAATTTTTGCATGGACTAAATGGGTTAGGGCTAAAAAGGCCTAATTGTGTTAATTTGGACTACCTTTTAAGTCTGGTCCATCCAAAAATGTGGACTATTGAACCGACTCATCAACCTGATCCATTTTTTGACAACTCTATTTTAAAGTGGGGTGGTCCTAAACAGGAAGGGAGAACCCGCTTTGCCATCACTAGCATTAACTCAGCAGTAAGACTGTAAGAGCTTAATTAATGTTGTAacttttagaagaaaaaaaaaataacaaaaaaggaGAGATTAAAGAGAGTAAGAGATAGAGAGAGGCAGCCCTAAATGCTTGGGTTAGGGGAGACCAATCGAGTTTGTGCCAAGGAATGAACAGGTGATGAGGAACATCATAGGCAATGGGATTAACAAACATTGTGTTTCTTTTATCATATTCCATTTAAAGTAATTTAGAGAATGAAAAAATTCCTCCTTCATTGATAATTTTAACTACAAGGAGTTATAAGGTTAATTTGTACCGCcatggtttttttattttatttacaatgagctgaggatcAAATCCAAGACTTATAATATACTATCCAAACCCGCTTTGCCATCTCTAGCATTCCGTGGTTATCACATTGTCAAATGCACTTATTAGTTGTAACAATAGTCAACTTTAGTGTTATCATATTGTTTTGCATAGCAGGCTTATAATAGATTAGCTTCTTTTGCtttcaccaacaaaaaaaaaaattaacttcttTTGACTTTTGAACAACATAATAGTCCATTTTTGTGGCTTCAAGTTACACAACACACATGCatatataagttataactgCTTGTGAGTTCTGACACATTAATATGACAAAACTAAGCAATTTTTCAATGACAATATGACTCATATAGCACCTGTAGACtaaatatgatgatgatgattattaaTCAAAGACTTTTGAATGAACACAATGTAGGAGTTAAATCTTCTATATATAAGATTTGAATTTCATGCATTCACGTAATCATATGGTCGTTCATCTAAACGGTCAGACTAATATCAAATAGAACATGAATATTCCAATTTTGATTCGATTGTCCAAATCACAAAATTGGATCAAATGTGTGATTCCTTCTATTTAGAAATTAGAATACaagaaaaagtataaaaattctTAATATGAACTAACAATATAAGATCTAGCCTATGATAAATTTAGTTAAAAGTGACATTTAATGTTACAAAATTGATTAATCAACAACACAATGAAGTGCATGTTTGGAATTACAGTGGCATCGTACGTAATTCTGTCAAGTCGTGGTAACACAAAATAATTCTGCCAAATTCACCGCCAATCCAAACCTGCAGGAAATCTTATCAATGAGGATGTCGAGTTATATAGTCATGTTGCTCAAGTGTTGGTGTTGTTCTAGTACCAGGTGCAGTAGGAGCCCTAACATGTCCAACCATTGAGACCTGAAGTGCTTCTTCTTCATAAGCCCTTCTTTCCATCTCAACCATTCTTGACCTTTTCTTAACCCTAACAAGCATTGCTATAAGAAGCAAACCTATAAGAAAAGCACCTAAAGCACCACCTATAGTACTTCCAACTGCAACTTTCCATTGACTTAATCTTATAGGCTTTCTATACTCATCATCTTCTTGTTGTAAAGACTCAACAACCAAACCAAAATGTCCATGTCTTTTTGCAACACAAACAAATGTTGCTAAAGGTTTTGTTTTTGCAAGTGTCATTATTCCATTTCCTTCAAAACTTGCACATAATGGTTTCACTTTAATACCATTTTCTtctttgttgttgaaatttGAAGCATTGTTGAAATCAATTGTGATGAGTTTTTCACCAGCTTCAATTCCAAGTTGAAAAGGGTTACTACTAGAATTTGAATCTTCATCAGCATTATAAGCTAAAATTCCAACAATTGGTGAAACAAGTTGATACTTAGATAAATCATTATAATTAGCATAATATATAGAAGACCAATTATTATACTCTATACTTTGTCTTATCAACATTACTCTTTCAATACATGGATGAAT
This portion of the Trifolium pratense cultivar HEN17-A07 linkage group LG3, ARS_RC_1.1, whole genome shotgun sequence genome encodes:
- the LOC123916541 gene encoding uncharacterized protein LOC123916541 gives rise to the protein MESFHTLMLMTFSLMSLKFHESYAQSIIKSDHVLDLLIRDHTFKSLDKNFKTGIPQSVELPSNLSGIKVDTVRFRCGSLTRYGAKLKEFHIGIGVTIHPCIERVMLIRQSIEYNNWSSIYYANYNDLSKYQLVSPIVGILAYNADEDSNSSSNPFQLGIEAGEKLITIDFNNASNFNNKEENGIKVKPLCASFEGNGIMTLAKTKPLATFVCVAKRHGHFGLVVESLQQEDDEYRKPIRLSQWKVAVGSTIGGALGAFLIGLLLIAMLVRVKKRSRMVEMERRAYEEEALQVSMVGHVRAPTAPGTRTTPTLEQHDYITRHPH
- the LOC123915397 gene encoding protein ETHYLENE-INSENSITIVE 3-like 1a — encoded protein: MLKNEKRQRESNSSSEQLKRKKLSEAQAGVLRLPNQTHETDLTHNMDRYMLKSMGKYEVQGFIFGLVPKSGKPLSGSSDNLRGWWKGSVKFDRNGPAAISKYEKEQRILTKDNMVNGEPAATPYSLRKLADPTLASLISLLMPECNPPQRRYPLEKGVQPPWWPTGKETWWKEMRFSEDQDPGPPPYKKPHNLKKAWKVCVLTAIIKHMATNIEKMKTAIRNSAALQDKLTAKETAILVAVIDNEEGIARDMYPPHFFSSYNPFVGGSNDLFVETNDYDVECGQQTLKKPLPKPHHHHDHGGAFVGSDLVGSSGEQNQVQPNFNWVDRCLMNKLVECGSNKRKAGELVESTTTTTQNNDDYACTNLQFQYHNHGSGVNSSSQRNFSVMPSYEVANKRKCELGKSYMHQYENFSLQEDMNVAPLDQHVHASIPAVPNESTHHTGNYSGGRDEVMNMNPTHVVNQNMQPQIDNNFYGEQEVVNMQPNVVAHANVSTPTTYDSSFDDLDLEAFINSQSDGEANNSYPFIDSPTVETPGNYSGGREVMNTIPTPVVNQNMEPQLDNNFYGEQEVTNMQPNVVAHANVSTPTTYDSSFDDLNLEAFISQSDGEANNSYPFIDSPTVETPPGNYSGGREEVMNTIPTPVVNQNMQPQLDNNFYGEQEVTDTQPNVVAHANVSTPTTYDSSIYNLEEFHSQFDGEANNNYPFIDSPTVETPPGYDFTWFYNN